A single Candidatus Thalassolituus haligoni DNA region contains:
- a CDS encoding branched-chain amino acid ABC transporter permease, whose product MVTFMGINLFALLGQLLVGLINGSFYALLALGLAIIFGLLRIINFAQGALYMLGAFLAWLALQHLGVNYWLALILVPLTVGVIGMLMERFLVRPIAGQDHLYSLLLTFGIALILQGVFSHLFGSSGQSYPVPEALKGGYNLGFMYLPVYRAWIILVSLLVCAASWWVIEKTRLGAYLRAGTENPALLQAFGVNVPMMITLTFGFGVGLAGLAGVLAAPVYSVSPDMGANILIVVFAIVVIGGMGSIGGAILTGLMMGIIEGLTKYFYPEASTTVIFMVMVLVLLVKPSGLFGKEA is encoded by the coding sequence ATGGTTACCTTTATGGGAATCAATTTGTTTGCCCTGCTGGGGCAGCTGCTGGTTGGCCTGATCAATGGCTCGTTTTACGCGTTGCTGGCGCTCGGGCTGGCGATTATTTTTGGCCTGCTGCGTATTATCAATTTTGCTCAAGGTGCCTTGTACATGCTGGGGGCATTTCTGGCCTGGCTGGCACTGCAGCACCTGGGCGTCAATTACTGGCTGGCACTGATACTGGTACCGCTGACCGTCGGTGTTATCGGCATGCTTATGGAGCGGTTTCTGGTGCGTCCTATTGCCGGGCAAGATCATCTCTACAGCCTGCTGCTGACTTTTGGTATTGCACTGATCCTGCAGGGGGTCTTCAGTCATCTGTTTGGCTCATCCGGGCAGTCTTACCCGGTGCCGGAAGCACTCAAGGGCGGCTATAACCTGGGCTTTATGTACCTGCCGGTGTATCGCGCCTGGATTATTCTGGTGTCTTTGCTGGTGTGTGCCGCCAGCTGGTGGGTAATTGAAAAAACCCGTCTGGGGGCCTATCTGCGTGCGGGTACTGAAAACCCGGCACTGTTGCAGGCATTCGGCGTTAACGTTCCGATGATGATTACCCTGACCTTCGGTTTTGGCGTCGGTCTTGCCGGTCTTGCAGGCGTACTGGCCGCTCCGGTGTATTCCGTCAGCCCGGATATGGGCGCGAATATTCTGATTGTGGTGTTCGCCATTGTGGTGATCGGTGGCATGGGGTCGATTGGTGGTGCCATTCTGACCGGGCTGATGATGGGCATTATCGAAGGACTGACCAAATACTTTTACCCCGAGGCGTCTACCACGGTGATCTTTATGGTCATGGTGCTGGTACTGCTGGTGAAACCTTCCGGCCTGTTCGGAAAAGAGGCCTGA
- a CDS encoding branched-chain amino acid ABC transporter permease: MVVYPVFLMKFLCFALFACAFNLMLGFVGMLSFGHAAFLATGGYVTGYAMTHFGLTPELGVLFGTLASAALGFVFGKLSVKREGIYFAMVTLALAQLVFFFYLQADFTGGENGMQGIPRGKLFGLIDLNDNLNMYYFVLAVFLIGFFVVFRTVHSPFGQVLKAIRENEQRAVSLGYNVGSYKLLAFVISAALAGMAGATKALVFELESLTDAHWHMSGEVVLMTLLGGMGTLFGPVVGAAIVIAISTVFSGGELGNYIHIIMGAIFVMCVLSFRRGVVGEFQRMMARNFSASRLGK, from the coding sequence ATGGTTGTGTACCCGGTCTTTTTGATGAAATTTCTCTGCTTCGCACTGTTTGCTTGTGCCTTCAACCTGATGCTGGGGTTTGTTGGTATGTTGTCGTTCGGCCATGCCGCTTTTCTGGCGACTGGCGGTTACGTCACTGGTTATGCCATGACCCATTTCGGCCTGACGCCAGAGCTGGGTGTGCTGTTTGGCACATTGGCCTCGGCGGCCCTGGGCTTTGTTTTTGGCAAGCTGTCGGTGAAGCGTGAAGGTATCTATTTTGCCATGGTGACGCTGGCACTGGCGCAGCTGGTATTTTTCTTCTATTTGCAAGCCGACTTTACCGGTGGTGAAAACGGTATGCAGGGTATTCCGCGTGGCAAGTTGTTTGGTCTGATCGACCTCAACGACAATCTCAACATGTATTACTTTGTGCTGGCGGTCTTCCTGATCGGCTTTTTTGTGGTGTTCCGCACCGTACATTCACCCTTTGGTCAGGTATTGAAAGCCATTCGTGAAAACGAACAACGGGCGGTATCGCTGGGCTATAACGTCGGTAGCTACAAGTTGCTGGCCTTTGTGATTTCTGCTGCCCTGGCAGGTATGGCCGGTGCCACCAAGGCGCTGGTGTTCGAACTGGAAAGCCTGACCGATGCACACTGGCACATGTCTGGCGAAGTGGTACTGATGACCTTGCTGGGCGGTATGGGAACCCTGTTTGGCCCGGTGGTGGGTGCGGCGATTGTCATCGCCATTAGTACCGTATTTTCCGGCGGGGAACTGGGCAATTATATCCATATCATCATGGGAGCCATCTTTGTGATGTGCGTGCTGTCGTTTCGCCGTGGCGTGGTTGGGGAATTCCAACGCATGATGGCCAGAAACTTCAGCGCCAGTCGGCTTGGTAAATAA
- a CDS encoding acyl-CoA synthetase, with product MNDNIYDQHLDAAEANYQALSPLSYLQRAAFVYPHRAAVIHGDVRRNWAETYRRCKQLASALRKRGIGKGDTVSLMAPNLPEHFEAHFGVPMCGAVLNSINTRLDAPVVAFILQHAETKLLIVDREMSAVVKKALHMLAKPPVVVDIDDPAFDGGELLGALNYEQLLAEGDEDDAWSGPANEWDAITLNYTSGTTGDPKGVVYHHRGAYLNAASNALSWGMTADATYLWTLPMFHCNGWCFPWTMAAIGGASVCLRHVRGEDIVQLIVAEKVDHLCGAPIVLSLIAGVDESLRAGLDHSVKVMTAGAPPPPSVLEKMEAINFDVTHVYGLTETYGPCVVCCWKDEWQDLSVGERARLKARQGVQVPMQEGMMVADPESLQPVEQDGETIGEIFLRGNIVMKGYLKNPSTTDASFAGGWFHTGDLAVWHKDGYIEIKDRSKDIIISGGENISSIEVEETLFRHPDIEDAAVVAKPDDKWGEIPCAFIKLVEGVQVDEQEIIAYCRQNMAHFKAPKQVIFATLPRTSTGKVQKFKLRQWAKDGAVDPEDVSG from the coding sequence ATGAACGACAATATCTACGATCAACATCTCGACGCGGCAGAGGCCAACTACCAGGCACTCAGCCCGCTGTCGTATCTGCAACGGGCGGCGTTTGTATATCCACACAGAGCCGCTGTGATCCATGGTGACGTACGCCGCAACTGGGCTGAAACCTATCGCCGTTGCAAGCAGTTGGCCAGCGCCCTCCGCAAGCGGGGGATTGGCAAGGGTGATACTGTTTCCTTGATGGCACCTAACCTGCCAGAGCACTTCGAAGCTCATTTTGGTGTGCCGATGTGTGGCGCGGTGCTGAATTCCATCAATACCCGCCTGGATGCCCCGGTCGTGGCGTTTATTCTGCAACACGCTGAGACCAAACTGCTGATTGTTGATCGTGAAATGTCGGCAGTGGTGAAAAAAGCCCTGCACATGCTGGCCAAACCGCCTGTGGTGGTCGATATCGACGATCCGGCGTTTGACGGCGGTGAACTGCTTGGTGCACTCAACTACGAGCAACTGCTGGCTGAAGGCGACGAAGACGATGCCTGGAGCGGCCCTGCCAATGAATGGGACGCCATTACCCTCAACTACACCTCCGGCACCACGGGTGACCCCAAAGGGGTGGTGTATCACCACCGGGGTGCTTACCTGAACGCCGCTTCCAACGCCCTGTCCTGGGGTATGACCGCCGACGCAACTTATCTCTGGACACTGCCGATGTTCCATTGCAATGGCTGGTGTTTCCCCTGGACCATGGCTGCCATCGGCGGTGCCAGCGTGTGCCTGCGCCATGTGCGCGGGGAAGACATTGTGCAGCTGATTGTGGCCGAGAAGGTCGATCACCTGTGTGGTGCTCCTATTGTCCTGAGTCTGATTGCGGGCGTTGATGAATCCCTGCGGGCCGGACTGGATCACAGCGTCAAGGTCATGACTGCCGGTGCACCACCTCCACCGTCGGTGCTGGAAAAAATGGAAGCCATCAACTTCGACGTGACGCACGTGTATGGCCTCACCGAAACCTACGGCCCCTGTGTGGTGTGCTGCTGGAAAGACGAATGGCAAGATCTGAGTGTCGGTGAGCGTGCCCGTCTGAAAGCTCGTCAGGGCGTTCAGGTGCCGATGCAAGAAGGCATGATGGTGGCTGATCCGGAATCCTTGCAGCCGGTTGAACAGGATGGCGAAACCATTGGCGAGATCTTCTTGCGCGGCAATATCGTGATGAAGGGCTACCTGAAAAACCCGAGTACTACCGATGCTTCATTTGCGGGTGGCTGGTTTCATACCGGTGACCTGGCGGTATGGCATAAAGATGGCTACATCGAAATCAAGGATCGCTCCAAAGACATCATTATCTCCGGTGGCGAAAACATCTCCTCCATTGAAGTGGAAGAAACGCTGTTCCGCCACCCGGATATCGAAGACGCTGCGGTCGTCGCCAAACCGGATGACAAGTGGGGCGAAATCCCCTGCGCCTTTATCAAGCTGGTGGAGGGTGTGCAGGTGGATGAGCAGGAAATCATCGCCTATTGCCGCCAGAATATGGCTCACTTCAAGGCACCTAAACAGGTGATCTTTGCCACTTTGCCACGTACTTCAACTGGCAAGGTGCAAAAGTTCAAATTGCGCCAGTGGGCCAAAGACGGCGCTGTCGACCCGGAAGACGTTTCGGGATAG
- a CDS encoding TetR/AcrR family transcriptional regulator, producing MSTTAPPASHYHHGNLRQALLDAAVHELRRKGPDQLSLRAIARAIGVSQTAPYRHFVDKNDLLMELAAQAFDELADVTRTAMVNATSSGDRLYLSGHAYIDYALGNPEKYRLMLGQYLPVSDNCDRLRCAGDESFNVLLEVIRAGVNSGELIDEDPTLLAIHCWTSIHGLASLLIDERAHCSDMPITQAQLIDANLRLLGQRIGR from the coding sequence ATGAGTACCACTGCGCCCCCCGCCAGCCACTATCATCACGGCAACCTGCGTCAGGCCTTGCTGGATGCTGCGGTACATGAATTACGCCGCAAAGGCCCGGATCAACTGAGTCTGCGCGCCATTGCCCGTGCCATCGGAGTATCACAAACCGCGCCCTATCGACATTTTGTCGACAAAAACGATCTGCTGATGGAACTGGCCGCACAAGCCTTTGATGAACTGGCCGACGTCACCCGCACGGCGATGGTTAACGCAACCAGCAGCGGCGACCGTCTTTATCTCTCCGGGCATGCCTACATTGATTATGCGCTTGGCAACCCGGAAAAATACCGCCTGATGCTGGGCCAGTATTTGCCCGTTTCCGACAATTGTGACCGCCTGCGTTGTGCCGGTGACGAGTCATTCAACGTACTGCTGGAGGTCATCAGGGCCGGGGTCAACTCTGGCGAGCTGATTGACGAAGATCCGACGTTACTGGCCATACACTGCTGGACCAGCATTCACGGGCTGGCCTCGCTGCTGATTGATGAACGTGCACACTGCAGTGACATGCCGATCACCCAGGCGCAACTGATCGATGCCAACCTGAGGCTGCTGGGGCAACGTATTGGCAGGTGA
- a CDS encoding peroxiredoxin, whose protein sequence is MSVLVGKQAPDFTVPAVLGDGTIVDEYNFSEATKGKYALVFFYPLDFTFVCPSELIALDKRMATFSELGVEVISVSIDSHFTHNAWRNTAIDNGGIGAVKYTMAADVSHAICKAYDVETAGGVALRGAFLIDKEGLVRAANINDLPLGRNIDELVRLVEALQFHAEHGEVCPAGWSKGDKGMTASPEGVAKYLSESADSL, encoded by the coding sequence ATGAGCGTATTGGTAGGCAAGCAAGCCCCTGATTTTACTGTTCCTGCGGTATTGGGCGACGGTACCATCGTTGATGAATACAACTTTTCAGAAGCTACCAAGGGCAAATACGCTCTGGTGTTCTTTTACCCGCTGGATTTCACATTTGTATGCCCGTCTGAGTTGATTGCGCTGGACAAGCGTATGGCAACCTTCAGTGAGCTGGGTGTTGAAGTGATTTCTGTATCCATTGATTCTCACTTCACTCATAACGCCTGGCGTAACACTGCCATCGACAACGGTGGTATTGGCGCGGTCAAGTACACCATGGCGGCTGACGTTAGCCACGCTATCTGTAAAGCGTATGACGTTGAAACGGCTGGTGGCGTTGCCCTGCGTGGCGCATTCCTGATCGACAAGGAAGGCCTGGTACGTGCGGCCAATATCAATGACCTGCCACTGGGTCGTAACATTGATGAGCTGGTACGTCTGGTTGAAGCCCTGCAGTTCCACGCAGAGCACGGTGAAGTGTGCCCAGCGGGTTGGAGCAAGGGTGACAAGGGCATGACGGCGTCTCCTGAAGGTGTTGCCAAGTACCTGTCTGAGTCTGCTGACAGCCTGTAA
- a CDS encoding cytochrome c family protein translates to MKTSMLATVICASALLLPVVASASDDMQAVQGSVVFAQNCHACHSEDSSKNTFGPSLTGVVGRKAGSLPRFAYSDALRASGITWNEDKLRLWVQDNEKLVPGTRMRHVSITDKAEQDYLIAYLKTL, encoded by the coding sequence ATGAAAACATCCATGCTTGCTACCGTGATCTGTGCATCGGCGTTGCTGTTGCCTGTTGTTGCATCGGCCAGTGACGACATGCAGGCCGTTCAGGGTAGCGTCGTTTTTGCCCAGAATTGCCATGCTTGCCACTCAGAAGATTCCAGCAAGAATACCTTTGGCCCAAGTCTGACCGGTGTCGTGGGTCGCAAGGCTGGTTCGCTGCCACGGTTTGCCTATTCGGATGCGCTGCGGGCATCCGGCATTACCTGGAATGAAGACAAGCTGCGCTTGTGGGTGCAAGACAATGAGAAGCTGGTGCCTGGCACCCGGATGCGTCACGTGTCGATTACCGACAAGGCGGAGCAGGATTATCTGATTGCTTATCTGAAGACGTTGTAA
- the gloA gene encoding lactoylglutathione lyase: MRMLHTMLRVGDLQRSIDFYTQVMGMELLRQHDNKDYQYTLAFVGYQPESEGAVLELTYNWGQSEYDLGNAYGHIALEVDDAAAACDKIRASGGKVTREAGPVAGGKTVIAFVEDPDGYKIELIEKTPSFPIEL, translated from the coding sequence ATGAGAATGCTGCACACCATGTTGCGAGTAGGCGACCTGCAACGCTCCATCGACTTTTATACCCAGGTGATGGGTATGGAACTGTTGCGTCAGCACGACAATAAAGATTACCAGTACACACTCGCCTTCGTTGGTTATCAGCCAGAAAGTGAAGGCGCTGTGCTGGAGCTGACCTATAACTGGGGCCAGAGCGAATATGACCTCGGCAATGCCTACGGCCATATTGCACTGGAAGTAGACGACGCTGCCGCAGCTTGCGATAAAATTCGCGCCAGCGGAGGCAAGGTAACTCGCGAAGCGGGCCCGGTGGCCGGTGGTAAAACAGTGATTGCTTTTGTCGAAGACCCGGACGGCTACAAAATAGAACTGATCGAAAAGACTCCGAGTTTTCCGATCGAACTTTGA
- the nth gene encoding endonuclease III, with protein sequence MNKAKRTEIFSRLRAANPEPKTELEYSTPFELLIAVLLSAQATDVSVNKATRKLYPVANTPETLRALGEEGLKQYIKTIGLFNSKAKNVINLCDILIHQHQSQVPQTREALEALPGVGRKTANVVLNTAFGQPTIAVDTHIFRVSNRTRIASGKDVVEVEQRLLRLIPKEFQLDAHHWLILHGRYTCIARKPRCGSCLIEDLCEYKQKTSD encoded by the coding sequence ATGAATAAAGCAAAACGTACCGAGATTTTCAGCCGCCTGAGAGCAGCCAACCCCGAACCAAAAACCGAGCTGGAATACAGCACCCCTTTTGAGCTGCTGATTGCGGTATTGCTGTCGGCCCAAGCGACGGATGTGTCGGTCAATAAGGCCACTCGCAAGCTCTATCCGGTGGCCAATACTCCAGAAACGTTGCGGGCATTGGGTGAAGAGGGTCTGAAGCAATACATCAAAACCATTGGTCTGTTTAACAGCAAGGCCAAAAACGTCATCAATCTCTGCGATATCCTGATCCATCAGCACCAGAGTCAAGTGCCTCAAACCCGTGAAGCGCTCGAAGCATTACCCGGCGTTGGCAGAAAAACCGCCAATGTGGTGCTGAACACAGCGTTCGGCCAGCCAACTATTGCAGTCGACACCCATATTTTCAGAGTATCTAACCGTACCCGTATCGCATCGGGCAAAGACGTGGTTGAAGTGGAGCAACGGCTATTACGGCTGATACCGAAAGAATTCCAGCTCGATGCCCACCACTGGCTTATTTTGCACGGTCGTTATACCTGCATTGCCCGCAAGCCGCGCTGTGGTTCATGCTTGATAGAAGACCTGTGCGAATACAAACAGAAAACGTCGGACTGA
- a CDS encoding flagellin — protein sequence MPQIINTNIASLNAQRNLDKSQSANQQALERLSSGLRINSAKDDAAGLAISTRFTSQIKGLGVAVRNAGDGIALAQTAEGALGSVNENLQRIRELAVQSANSTNSDVDREALQAEVDQLVAEITRTSEETDFNGRKLLDGSFSATFQIGANAGQTVDVSIAELTADKLGVGQANGVSALGNENGLRSGDLIINGTAIDPSRSGDDTSSVSGREASAIAKVAAINAKSDETGVTAEVNTNVASGSEMVAGQTSGTMTLNGVDISLATGGLDTSADRDSVISSINAKSDQTGVVATDGGDGGGVTLEAKDGRNITVDLGTSGNLTEAATGLSSGTSYGGFTLISQDGSDIEVEGGQGTGTGDIRNSGLTAGTYSGRAAAITSTVTTSSISSAESAATFTTADMSIAAGTAVNATNNTFELNVNNSGFQTLTLDSTYDPSANGGTGSVGTYDNAEDLALHINNAIANDANFQDADGNALVAASANDDGSLTFTTTEVGADANVVARSGSANMDIATATSETSGTDGGNYAQSKMDFIFDGVNSIAGGNTVRLGLTGSGTGSVAAAAGTDLTLSAGTYTTAQSFADELNNQIAGNASLAGKVEAAVSEDGKSVLLNSVLADTGTNSITAIDVDAASTTVTTLVNENVEHLANGDAVITDVAAFNTATAGAADTIGVNVDGAGLQDLDLSTATGGIAAITDADTLAAAINEVAANSLSGAGITATVTGGQVVISSNSGGSVEIGAAATPAETVGGAAAAISDTTQADVVVTAEAGTATTGSFNVDADGNFLSGDPDGAGTDYDASAAPLVVSAGENDTFSVAIDGAAAQDVTIAAGSYNSLSELATAIDSGYADAASTIEVADLSGTVASDYDFATGGATDDLAIAISLDGGAAQTITINSDHEGADVAESQANLLTDLQSQLDTAFGTGKVLAEINNDKLEISRVGGQDAGSVALTIADTGVGDAGAITTTASGTTVPAMTVGVSADNSSLVFTSGSTGTSSEVDVTNGTFAIEGGFVSGSEVTQAVTPNAMENGDLVINGTSIQGANARDDTASDTVALTSDAAAGGIAVAAAINKSSAETGVTAEVNATTMNGGGDTSLLDKAAAGSTGTVMINNVETTAINLTGDEGRDRQTAIDAINSVSGQTGVMAEDNGESITLTAADGRNISVAIDNKASTNAAAGFDSSNFGNAIGLSADEAGVGEADLSGTSSTYANTAGTTYSTVTLTSASAIEVSNGENGADELSALGLQAGTYGGGEDGQYLKDIDISTFEGAQSAIKSVDNAIEQVASQRADLGAIQNRLESTVSNLQVTSENLNAANSRIQDADFAAETAEMSRTQVLQQAGISVLAQANAAGQQVLSLLG from the coding sequence ATGCCCCAAATTATTAATACCAACATCGCGTCCTTGAATGCCCAGCGCAACCTGGACAAGTCACAGTCCGCGAATCAGCAGGCTCTGGAGCGTCTGTCTTCGGGTCTTCGCATTAACAGTGCGAAAGATGATGCGGCCGGTTTGGCCATTTCTACCCGTTTTACTTCCCAGATCAAGGGTCTGGGAGTGGCGGTTCGTAACGCCGGTGATGGTATCGCCCTGGCCCAGACCGCAGAAGGTGCGTTGGGTTCGGTGAACGAAAACCTGCAGCGTATTCGTGAATTGGCGGTTCAGTCGGCCAACTCGACCAACTCCGATGTCGATCGTGAGGCGTTGCAGGCAGAAGTGGATCAGCTGGTGGCGGAAATTACCCGTACTTCGGAAGAAACCGATTTTAACGGTCGTAAACTGCTGGATGGTTCTTTTTCTGCGACCTTCCAGATTGGTGCCAATGCCGGTCAAACGGTGGATGTTTCGATTGCTGAACTGACCGCCGACAAGCTCGGTGTGGGTCAGGCTAATGGCGTTAGCGCTCTGGGTAATGAAAACGGCTTGCGCAGCGGCGATCTGATTATTAATGGTACTGCGATTGATCCTTCCCGCAGCGGTGATGACACTTCGTCTGTGTCGGGTCGTGAAGCGTCGGCGATTGCCAAAGTGGCCGCCATCAATGCCAAGTCGGATGAAACCGGTGTCACGGCTGAAGTGAACACTAACGTGGCGTCTGGCAGTGAGATGGTGGCGGGTCAGACCTCCGGTACCATGACGCTGAATGGCGTGGATATCAGTTTGGCAACGGGTGGGCTGGACACCTCTGCCGACCGTGATTCAGTGATTTCTTCCATTAACGCCAAGTCTGACCAGACCGGTGTGGTGGCTACGGACGGTGGTGATGGCGGCGGTGTGACGCTGGAGGCGAAAGATGGCCGTAATATCACGGTGGATCTGGGCACTTCCGGTAACCTGACCGAAGCAGCGACTGGTCTCTCCAGTGGCACCAGCTACGGTGGTTTCACGCTGATTTCTCAGGATGGGTCTGATATCGAAGTTGAAGGTGGTCAGGGCACTGGCACCGGCGATATTCGTAACTCGGGTCTGACGGCGGGCACTTACTCCGGCCGTGCGGCTGCGATTACCAGTACGGTGACTACGTCGTCTATCTCGTCTGCTGAGTCAGCCGCTACCTTTACGACGGCGGATATGTCAATTGCCGCTGGTACGGCTGTTAATGCAACCAACAATACGTTTGAACTCAACGTCAATAACTCTGGGTTCCAGACCCTGACGCTGGATTCTACCTACGATCCTTCTGCCAATGGTGGCACGGGCAGTGTCGGCACGTATGACAATGCCGAAGACCTGGCTTTGCACATCAATAATGCCATTGCCAACGACGCCAACTTCCAGGATGCCGATGGTAATGCCCTGGTCGCCGCGTCTGCTAATGATGATGGCAGCCTGACGTTCACCACGACCGAAGTAGGGGCGGATGCCAATGTCGTTGCTCGCTCTGGCAGCGCCAATATGGATATTGCCACTGCGACATCGGAAACGTCTGGTACCGATGGCGGCAATTATGCCCAAAGCAAGATGGATTTTATTTTTGACGGCGTGAACTCTATTGCTGGCGGTAATACCGTACGTCTGGGCCTGACTGGTTCCGGTACCGGTTCGGTTGCGGCGGCTGCGGGTACTGATCTGACGCTTTCGGCAGGCACTTATACAACCGCCCAATCGTTTGCTGACGAATTGAACAACCAGATTGCGGGTAACGCATCACTGGCGGGCAAGGTTGAAGCCGCTGTTTCTGAGGATGGCAAATCCGTACTGCTGAACTCGGTACTGGCAGATACCGGCACCAACTCCATTACCGCTATCGATGTGGATGCAGCATCCACAACCGTGACCACGCTGGTGAATGAAAACGTTGAGCATCTGGCCAACGGCGATGCGGTGATTACCGACGTTGCGGCCTTTAATACCGCGACTGCGGGTGCGGCCGATACGATCGGCGTTAACGTTGATGGCGCTGGCTTGCAAGACCTCGACCTGTCTACTGCGACGGGCGGTATCGCGGCTATCACTGATGCCGATACCTTGGCAGCAGCGATTAATGAAGTCGCAGCCAACTCCCTGTCAGGCGCGGGTATTACCGCTACCGTGACCGGTGGTCAGGTGGTGATTTCTTCCAACAGTGGTGGCAGTGTGGAAATCGGCGCTGCCGCGACACCGGCTGAAACCGTGGGTGGCGCTGCGGCGGCTATTTCCGATACCACTCAGGCGGATGTTGTGGTCACGGCAGAAGCCGGTACAGCAACAACCGGTAGCTTTAATGTCGATGCTGACGGTAATTTCCTCTCGGGTGACCCGGATGGTGCTGGCACCGATTATGACGCGTCGGCTGCTCCGTTGGTGGTCTCCGCCGGTGAAAATGACACGTTCTCGGTGGCGATTGATGGCGCTGCGGCGCAGGACGTCACCATTGCAGCGGGCAGCTATAACAGTTTGAGTGAGCTGGCGACGGCCATTGACTCCGGCTATGCCGATGCGGCCAGCACGATTGAAGTGGCAGATCTGAGCGGTACGGTTGCCAGTGATTATGACTTTGCGACCGGTGGTGCAACCGATGACCTGGCGATTGCTATCAGCCTGGATGGCGGTGCTGCCCAGACCATTACGATCAATAGCGATCATGAAGGCGCTGATGTTGCAGAATCCCAGGCCAACTTGCTGACCGATCTGCAAAGCCAGCTGGATACCGCGTTTGGTACTGGCAAGGTGCTGGCAGAAATCAACAACGACAAGTTGGAAATCAGTCGTGTGGGTGGCCAGGATGCCGGTAGTGTTGCTCTGACCATTGCCGACACCGGGGTGGGTGACGCTGGTGCGATTACCACAACGGCTTCGGGTACTACAGTACCGGCGATGACAGTGGGTGTATCGGCAGACAATAGCAGCCTGGTGTTCACCTCTGGTAGTACTGGTACCAGTTCCGAAGTGGATGTCACTAACGGCACGTTTGCTATCGAAGGTGGTTTTGTCTCTGGTAGTGAAGTCACCCAGGCGGTGACGCCAAACGCTATGGAAAACGGCGATCTGGTGATTAACGGTACGTCTATTCAGGGTGCCAATGCCAGGGATGATACTGCCTCCGATACTGTCGCCTTGACCAGTGATGCCGCTGCCGGTGGTATCGCCGTAGCCGCTGCGATCAACAAGTCGAGCGCAGAAACCGGGGTGACCGCTGAAGTGAATGCCACCACGATGAATGGTGGTGGTGATACCAGTCTGCTGGACAAAGCGGCTGCCGGATCGACCGGTACGGTGATGATCAATAACGTCGAAACCACGGCGATCAATCTGACCGGTGATGAAGGACGTGACCGTCAAACCGCAATCGATGCAATCAACTCGGTATCCGGTCAGACCGGTGTGATGGCGGAAGATAACGGTGAGTCGATCACCCTGACCGCTGCCGATGGCCGTAACATTTCGGTGGCCATCGACAACAAGGCATCAACCAATGCGGCGGCGGGTTTTGATTCCAGCAACTTTGGTAACGCCATTGGTTTAAGCGCCGATGAAGCCGGAGTGGGTGAAGCGGATCTGTCGGGTACCTCCTCGACCTACGCGAATACCGCCGGCACGACCTATTCAACCGTAACGCTGACTTCGGCCAGTGCGATTGAAGTCAGTAATGGTGAGAACGGTGCTGATGAGCTGTCGGCTCTGGGCTTGCAAGCGGGCACGTACGGCGGTGGTGAAGATGGCCAGTATCTGAAAGATATCGACATCTCGACCTTCGAAGGCGCTCAGTCGGCGATCAAGTCAGTCGACAATGCGATCGAACAGGTGGCTTCCCAGCGTGCCGATCTCGGTGCGATCCAGAACCGTCTGGAATCCACCGTGAGTAACTTGCAAGTGACCTCGGAAAACCTGAATGCGGCCAACTCTCGGATTCAGGATGCAGACTTTGCAGCAGAAACAGCCGAGATGTCTCGTACCCAGGTGTTGCAGCAGGCAGGTATTTCCGTTCTGGCTCAGGCAAACGCTGCAGGTCAGCAAGTTCTGTCTCTGCTGGGTTAA
- a CDS encoding flagellar protein FlaG, with translation MSDINVNSTTRIPANVATMYRDNNGQSPLGTTGTGKDLPAAGNQGQSSAVPDQQQVQEAISRINEYVQQSERTLDFQLDESSGETIIRVYDKQSEELIRQIPSELALELAQKLNDEEPSLLFSAQV, from the coding sequence ATGAGCGACATTAACGTGAATTCAACCACCAGAATCCCTGCCAACGTTGCCACCATGTATCGTGACAACAACGGCCAGAGTCCACTGGGTACAACCGGAACCGGCAAAGACTTGCCAGCCGCTGGCAACCAGGGGCAGTCAAGCGCCGTTCCTGACCAGCAGCAGGTGCAGGAAGCCATCTCTCGTATTAACGAATACGTGCAGCAATCGGAACGGACACTGGACTTTCAACTGGATGAAAGCAGCGGCGAGACTATTATTCGGGTCTACGACAAGCAGTCCGAAGAACTGATTCGCCAGATTCCCAGTGAACTGGCCCTTGAACTGGCGCAAAAATTGAATGATGAGGAACCATCGTTATTGTTCAGTGCCCAGGTCTAG